CACAACTCAGCATCACATTTTTAAAGGCTTGTTTGAAGCCTGTCCCCCACAGAGGCGTGCGGACAGCGCATTAGATGAACAGATGAACGCGGGAACGTTCCTCCGGTGGTAAGTAGTTGAAAACTTTTTGCCGGATAAGCTCCGGCGTGTAGCGGCGCGAGAAGTGCGTTAGGACAATATGCTCACTCTCAATATCGGCTAACATAGCAGGTAACATCTCAAGATGTATATGCATCGTCTTTTTCGCACGTACCCGATGCTCCGGTAGAATAAACGTGCATTCGCAAATTAGGACTTTGCACTGTTTGAGTAACGGATGCGCATCAATCGGGATGTTTCGCGTATCTCCTAAGTAGGCGATTAAGGGCAACTGCACCTCTTTTGTTACTTCTACCCCTGACTGTCTCAGTTCCGCGATGTCGCGCCCCGACAAGTGTTGGAATTCCGGTTTGAGTTTCTTGCGAACCTCACAAATCAGATAAGAGACCGCAGGTACACTGTGGTTGCCGGGCAAAATGTGCGCGACTAAGTTCTGCCGAAACGGAATCGCATCGCCTGCCCGAACAGGCGTGATTTGATATGCCCAGCTTCTCCCCGTGTCCAACGCCGAGATTCTATCGAGAATGTGCATCAATTGTTTAGAGCCGCTCCACGGGACGTAAATATTCCCCGGTGGTATCCCCGAAAGCCAGCGTTGACTGATATAAATGGGCAACCCAAAATAGTGATCTAAGTGGAAGTGGGAAATAAAGACGTTGCCGATGCCGATAAAATTCATCGGACATCTGCCTA
Above is a genomic segment from Candidatus Poribacteria bacterium containing:
- a CDS encoding MBL fold metallo-hydrolase, yielding MALLHCDNLTLEGKSSSAVATYVRVKELDLVFDLGRCPMNFIGIGNVFISHFHLDHYFGLPIYISQRWLSGIPPGNIYVPWSGSKQLMHILDRISALDTGRSWAYQITPVRAGDAIPFRQNLVAHILPGNHSVPAVSYLICEVRKKLKPEFQHLSGRDIAELRQSGVEVTKEVQLPLIAYLGDTRNIPIDAHPLLKQCKVLICECTFILPEHRVRAKKTMHIHLEMLPAMLADIESEHIVLTHFSRRYTPELIRQKVFNYLPPEERSRVHLFI